One genomic segment of Microbacterium sp. ProA8 includes these proteins:
- the rsfS gene encoding ribosome silencing factor, with product MVASAQSHDMLQIAAAAADAKGGEDLVALDVSEPLPLVDIFLLVTGRSERNVAAIADEIEDKLLEAGYKRLRREGRQESRWVLIDFGDLVVHVFHEEERIYYGLERLWKDCPVVPVDVPAPAAAED from the coding sequence ATGGTCGCGAGTGCGCAGTCACATGACATGCTGCAGATCGCCGCAGCGGCGGCGGACGCGAAGGGCGGCGAGGACCTCGTCGCCCTCGACGTGTCGGAGCCCCTTCCGCTGGTCGACATCTTCCTGCTCGTCACGGGGCGCAGCGAGCGCAACGTGGCGGCGATCGCGGACGAGATCGAGGACAAGCTCCTCGAGGCCGGCTACAAGCGCCTCCGGCGGGAAGGCCGCCAGGAATCGCGGTGGGTGCTGATCGACTTCGGCGACCTGGTGGTGCACGTCTTCCACGAGGAGGAGCGCATCTACTACGGGCTCGAGCGCCTGTGGAAGGACTGCCCCGTCGTGCCGGTAGATGTCCCCGCGCCGGCGGCCGCCGAGGACTGA
- the nadD gene encoding nicotinate-nucleotide adenylyltransferase produces MSVTTAPRVGVMGGTFDPVHHGHLVAASEVAQWFDLDEVIFVPTGEPWQKTEVSPSEHRYLMTVIATASNPRFTVSRVDIDRDGPTYTIDTLRDLKAQRPDAELFFITGADAIAQILSWRDHDELWDLAHFVAVSRPGHVLNTDGLPSDDVSQLEIPALAISSTDCRDRVQRGHPVWYLVPDGVVQYIAKHHLYRSKE; encoded by the coding sequence ATGTCGGTGACGACGGCTCCGAGGGTCGGGGTGATGGGCGGGACGTTCGATCCCGTCCACCACGGGCACCTGGTGGCGGCCAGTGAGGTCGCGCAGTGGTTCGACCTCGATGAGGTCATCTTCGTGCCGACCGGTGAGCCCTGGCAGAAGACCGAGGTCTCGCCGAGCGAACACCGCTATCTGATGACCGTCATCGCCACGGCATCCAATCCCCGATTCACCGTCAGCCGCGTCGACATCGACCGGGACGGCCCCACCTACACCATCGACACGCTCCGCGATCTGAAGGCCCAGCGGCCCGACGCGGAGCTGTTCTTCATCACGGGCGCGGATGCCATAGCGCAAATTCTCAGTTGGAGAGACCATGATGAGTTGTGGGACCTCGCCCACTTCGTTGCCGTGTCCAGGCCCGGACACGTTCTGAACACGGACGGCCTGCCCAGCGACGACGTCAGTCAGCTCGAGATCCCCGCCCTCGCCATCTCGTCGACGGACTGCCGTGATCGAGTTCAGCGAGGACACCCCGTGTGGTACCTCGTGCCTGACGGGGTCGTCCAATACATTGCGAAGCATCATCTCTACCGGAGCAAGGAATGA
- the proB gene encoding glutamate 5-kinase, with amino-acid sequence MSARERRDIPAARRVVVKVGSSSISGDNAHKIKPLVDALAAAHGRGAEVVLVSSGAIATGMPYLLLDERPSDLATQQAAAAVGQNVLIYRYQDALRPFRIVAGQVLLTAGDLENPMHRSNARRAMERLLGLRILPIVNENDTVATHEIRFGDNDRLAALVAQLIGADVLVLLSDIECLYTRPPDEPGATPITRVAYGDDLHGFEFGSVVVNSVGTGGAATKVSAARLAAASGIGVLVTSADLVGEALSGDEIGTWFQPNPEPAAPAATGPVRTAVDALGG; translated from the coding sequence GTGAGCGCGCGCGAGCGCCGCGACATCCCGGCAGCTCGCCGCGTCGTCGTCAAGGTCGGCTCGTCATCGATCAGCGGGGACAACGCCCACAAGATCAAGCCGCTCGTCGACGCCCTCGCCGCCGCCCACGGGCGCGGCGCGGAGGTCGTGCTCGTCTCGTCGGGAGCCATCGCGACCGGGATGCCGTACCTCCTGCTCGATGAGCGCCCGAGCGACCTCGCCACCCAGCAGGCCGCGGCGGCGGTCGGGCAGAACGTGCTCATCTACCGCTACCAGGATGCGCTGCGCCCGTTCCGCATCGTGGCGGGCCAGGTGCTGCTGACGGCAGGAGACCTCGAGAACCCGATGCACCGCTCGAACGCCCGTCGTGCGATGGAGCGGCTCCTCGGGCTGCGGATCCTCCCGATCGTGAACGAGAACGACACGGTCGCGACGCACGAGATCCGGTTCGGCGACAACGACCGGCTCGCCGCGCTCGTGGCCCAGCTGATCGGGGCCGACGTGCTGGTTCTGCTGAGCGACATCGAGTGCCTCTACACGCGCCCGCCGGACGAGCCCGGCGCGACCCCGATCACGCGCGTCGCGTACGGCGACGACCTGCACGGCTTCGAGTTCGGCTCGGTGGTCGTCAACAGCGTCGGCACCGGGGGAGCGGCGACCAAGGTGTCGGCGGCGCGACTGGCCGCGGCATCCGGAATCGGCGTCCTCGTCACGAGTGCCGACCTCGTCGGAGAAGCGCTCTCGGGCGACGAGATCGGCACCTGGTTCCAGCCCAACCCCGAGCCCGCGGCGCCCGCCGCCACGGGTCCGGTGCGCACGGCGGTCGACGCGCTGGGCGGATGA
- the obgE gene encoding GTPase ObgE, whose product MVTFVDRVTLHLRAGKGGNGCVSVKREKFKPLAGPDGGNGGHGGDVVLVADPQVTTLLSYHHSPHRSAGNGGFGMGDHRSGAAGETLELLVPVGTVVKDESGETLVDMIEPGMRFVAAPGGLGGLGNAALANPKRKAPGFALLGTPGWEGDVLLELKTVADVALVGFPSAGKSSLIAAISAARPKIADYPFTTLHPNLGVVQAGEQRYTVADVPGLIEGASEGKGLGLEFLRHVERCTALVHVLDCATLEPGRDPLSDLEVILAELAAYPVPEGQIPLLERPQLIALNKVDVPEAKELADLVRPDLEARGFRVFEISTVSHEGLRQLTFALGDIVAQHRATLAATPAPERIVIRPRGTQKEFSVRVEGGTYGNIYRILGDKPLKWVQQTDFQNEEAVGYLGDRLEKLGVELELFRAGATPGATVVIGEGDGIVFDWEPSISSNAELMAAPRGTDPRLLRDTRRTTSERREKYHDMMDAKAEARAELEAERIAERYRNEEDAE is encoded by the coding sequence ATGGTCACGTTCGTCGACCGAGTGACGCTGCATCTGCGCGCCGGCAAGGGCGGCAACGGCTGCGTGTCGGTCAAGCGCGAGAAGTTCAAGCCGCTCGCCGGTCCCGACGGCGGCAACGGCGGTCACGGTGGTGACGTGGTGCTCGTCGCCGACCCGCAGGTCACGACCCTGCTGTCGTACCACCACTCGCCGCACCGCTCAGCCGGCAACGGCGGGTTCGGCATGGGAGATCACCGCTCCGGCGCCGCGGGCGAGACGCTCGAGCTGCTCGTGCCGGTCGGCACGGTCGTCAAGGACGAGTCCGGCGAGACGCTCGTCGACATGATCGAGCCGGGCATGCGCTTCGTGGCCGCCCCCGGCGGCCTGGGCGGGCTCGGCAACGCCGCGCTCGCCAACCCCAAGCGCAAGGCGCCCGGCTTCGCCCTCCTCGGCACGCCCGGGTGGGAGGGCGACGTCCTCCTCGAGCTGAAGACGGTCGCGGATGTCGCACTCGTCGGCTTCCCCTCGGCGGGCAAGTCCAGCCTCATCGCGGCGATCTCGGCGGCCCGTCCCAAGATCGCCGACTATCCGTTCACGACGCTGCACCCGAATCTCGGTGTCGTCCAGGCGGGGGAGCAGCGGTACACCGTCGCGGACGTGCCCGGCCTCATCGAGGGCGCGAGCGAGGGCAAGGGCCTCGGGCTCGAGTTCCTGCGCCACGTCGAGCGCTGCACGGCGCTCGTGCACGTCCTCGACTGCGCGACGCTGGAACCCGGCCGCGACCCGCTGAGCGACCTCGAGGTCATCCTCGCCGAGCTCGCCGCCTACCCGGTCCCCGAGGGGCAGATCCCCCTGCTGGAGCGCCCGCAGCTCATCGCGCTCAACAAGGTGGACGTCCCGGAGGCGAAGGAACTCGCCGACCTGGTGCGCCCCGATCTCGAGGCCCGCGGCTTCCGCGTGTTCGAGATCTCCACGGTGAGCCACGAGGGGCTGCGACAGCTCACGTTCGCCCTGGGTGACATCGTCGCCCAGCACCGCGCGACGCTCGCTGCGACGCCGGCCCCGGAGCGCATCGTCATCCGACCCCGGGGCACGCAGAAGGAGTTCTCGGTGCGTGTCGAGGGCGGCACCTACGGCAACATCTACCGCATCCTGGGCGACAAGCCGCTCAAGTGGGTGCAGCAGACCGACTTCCAGAACGAGGAGGCGGTGGGCTACCTCGGCGACCGCCTGGAGAAGCTCGGCGTCGAGCTCGAGCTGTTCCGCGCCGGTGCGACCCCCGGCGCCACCGTCGTCATCGGCGAGGGCGACGGCATCGTCTTCGACTGGGAACCGTCGATCTCGTCGAACGCCGAGCTGATGGCCGCGCCCCGCGGCACGGATCCGCGCCTGCTGCGCGACACCCGCCGCACCACGTCCGAGCGTCGTGAGAAATACCACGACATGATGGACGCGAAGGCCGAGGCGCGCGCCGAGCTCGAGGCCGAGCGCATCGCGGAGCGCTACCGAAACGAGGAGGACGCCGAGTGA
- the rpmA gene encoding 50S ribosomal protein L27 — protein sequence MAHKKGASSTRNGRDSNAQRLGVKRFGGQQVLAGEIIVRQRGTHFHPGANVGRGGDDTLFALAAGAVEFGKKGGRKVVNIVAAAQ from the coding sequence ATGGCACACAAAAAGGGCGCAAGCTCCACCCGCAACGGTCGTGACTCCAACGCTCAGCGACTGGGCGTGAAGCGCTTCGGCGGCCAGCAGGTCCTCGCAGGCGAGATCATCGTCCGTCAGCGCGGCACGCACTTCCACCCGGGCGCCAACGTCGGCCGTGGTGGCGACGACACGCTGTTCGCTCTCGCCGCCGGCGCGGTCGAGTTCGGCAAGAAGGGCGGCCGCAAGGTCGTCAACATCGTGGCGGCTGCGCAGTAA
- the rplU gene encoding 50S ribosomal protein L21 — protein MVYAVVRAGGRQEKVEVGTIVVLDRQAAKIGDKIELPAVLFVDGDAVTTDADKLAKVTVTAEVLGEERGPKIVIQKFKNKTGYKKRQGHRQDLTRVKVTGIK, from the coding sequence GTGGTTTACGCAGTTGTGCGCGCCGGAGGCCGGCAGGAGAAGGTGGAGGTCGGCACCATCGTCGTCCTCGACCGCCAGGCCGCCAAGATCGGCGACAAGATCGAGCTCCCCGCGGTGCTGTTCGTCGACGGTGACGCCGTCACGACCGACGCCGACAAGCTCGCGAAGGTCACGGTGACCGCCGAGGTGCTCGGTGAGGAGCGCGGCCCGAAGATCGTGATCCAGAAGTTCAAGAACAAGACCGGTTACAAGAAGCGCCAGGGGCACCGTCAGGACCTCACGCGCGTCAAGGTCACCGGCATCAAGTAA
- a CDS encoding DUF4031 domain-containing protein, whose product MAILIDDPRWPAHGRLWAHLVTDSDLDELHAFAAANGIPRRGFDLDHYDVPEEAHARLIAAGAQHVTGHELVRRLIASGLRVRARDRR is encoded by the coding sequence GTGGCCATCTTGATCGACGATCCTCGCTGGCCGGCGCACGGGCGGCTCTGGGCGCATCTGGTCACCGATTCCGACCTCGACGAGCTGCACGCCTTCGCCGCAGCGAACGGGATTCCCCGCCGCGGCTTCGACCTGGATCACTACGACGTGCCGGAAGAGGCGCACGCGCGGCTGATCGCCGCGGGCGCGCAGCACGTCACCGGCCACGAGCTCGTCCGGCGCCTGATCGCCTCGGGACTCCGCGTGCGGGCGCGCGATCGCCGCTGA
- a CDS encoding nucleotide disphospho-sugar-binding domain-containing protein: MARYVFVTWDGGGNRMPTIAIARALLQRGHDVRVLGHDSQAAAYRAAGLRFTAYASAPGFVLDPRPAGMLRLFTDRGLADDTLSQLAAGPADVVVVDCMLFAVLDVLDRMEQRFAVLEHTMHGFLTPGFRALGAMVWPRGLRVGRPRTHAVPIVVASVPGLAAPFPPQPALSASPGAVVYAGAMSRARADAAPTEPTVVVSLSTFRFAGLAETWRRVLDAVDGLDARVVATLGPAMSPREVAAPRGVEVHQWMPHDELLPRASLLVGHGGHGTTLAALAHGVPVLALPLDATSDQPRMGRAVARAGVGVTMSRRAEPTEIRRAIGAALGDRAMRDRARRLGEAVRRLDGPARAASVLELSASASR, translated from the coding sequence ATGGCGCGCTACGTGTTCGTGACGTGGGACGGCGGAGGCAACCGCATGCCCACCATCGCGATCGCGCGCGCTCTCCTGCAGCGCGGCCACGACGTGCGTGTTCTCGGACACGACTCGCAGGCCGCCGCGTACCGGGCCGCCGGACTGCGCTTCACCGCCTACGCCAGTGCACCCGGCTTCGTCCTGGACCCGCGTCCGGCGGGGATGCTGCGACTCTTCACCGATCGCGGGCTCGCCGACGACACGCTGTCGCAGCTCGCCGCGGGTCCGGCCGACGTCGTCGTCGTGGACTGCATGCTGTTCGCCGTCCTGGACGTCCTCGACCGGATGGAGCAGCGCTTCGCGGTGCTCGAGCACACGATGCACGGATTCCTGACGCCCGGCTTCCGCGCGCTCGGCGCGATGGTCTGGCCCCGCGGGCTGCGGGTGGGTCGGCCCCGGACGCACGCGGTGCCGATCGTCGTGGCATCCGTCCCTGGTCTTGCAGCCCCGTTCCCGCCTCAGCCGGCGCTGTCGGCCTCGCCGGGCGCGGTCGTGTACGCCGGCGCGATGAGCCGCGCCCGGGCGGATGCGGCTCCCACGGAGCCCACCGTCGTGGTGAGCCTCAGCACCTTCCGCTTCGCCGGCCTCGCCGAGACGTGGCGGCGGGTGCTCGACGCCGTGGACGGTCTGGACGCCAGGGTCGTGGCGACGCTGGGACCGGCGATGTCGCCCCGTGAGGTCGCCGCCCCGCGCGGCGTAGAGGTGCACCAATGGATGCCGCACGACGAGCTGCTCCCACGCGCATCGCTGCTGGTGGGTCACGGTGGCCACGGCACCACGCTGGCGGCGCTCGCGCACGGGGTTCCGGTGCTCGCCCTGCCGCTGGACGCGACCTCGGATCAGCCGCGGATGGGACGTGCCGTGGCGCGCGCGGGCGTCGGCGTCACGATGTCGCGCCGCGCCGAGCCCACCGAGATCCGCCGGGCGATCGGTGCGGCACTCGGTGACCGGGCGATGCGCGATCGCGCACGCCGGCTGGGCGAGGCCGTCCGCCGTCTCGACGGACCTGCGCGCGCGGCCTCCGTGCTCGAACTGTCGGCATCCGCGTCCCGCTGA
- a CDS encoding Rne/Rng family ribonuclease has translation MADGNDAEFTPQTESDAPLTSAGDEVTSIPDADASVGSAQDAPDTTAPGEAFPPETAPADAESSDGDVAKTVDAEPAGEAAQSEAAAAPEPEPQPEPQPEPEAVPEPEPDAAPQPLTAVSLGLLPEEFVSAVSTQLVFYAPEIAPLPARSGRQPEEEPESAASASSSRRRSRRRGGEGREEASAPAEPVQPRQRAVELITEPQRIKGSTRLEAKKQRRRDGREAGRRRAVVTEAEFLARRESVDRQMIVRSRNGRIQIAVQEDNVLVEHYVARNQDASLIGNVYLGRVQNVLPSMEAAFVDIGRGRNAVLYSGEVDWDAVETGNQPRRIELALKTGDRVLVQVTKDPVGHKGARLTSQISLPGRYLVYVPGGAMNGISRKLPDTERARLKKILKEVLPESSGVIVRTAAEGATEDQLTRDVQRLTNQWEHISKQIETIQAPALLHSEPDLLVKIVRDVFNEDFSKMLIQGEDAHHTISKYLESVAPDLLDRVERYEGDQDPFDAFRVTEQIEKALDRKVWLPSGGSLVIDRTEAMTVVDVNTGKFVGSGGNLEETVTKNNLEAAEEIVRQLRLRDIGGIIVVDFIDMVLESNRDLVLRRLVECLSRDRTKHQVAEVTSLGLVQMTRKKLGLGLLETFSEACEVCAGRGVIVHHDPVVKHRAPAAAPTSARRPRGGAPAPANGGSNGTHVITEGVKSALAQIAASTIHHNDEAPAAEPEPVVEQAPAERPKKQRKKRQESGSKKESRTEKDLLLDSVLNALPEPKAPGQGRSRRRVTTAALTGTPVPHTTSED, from the coding sequence ATGGCTGATGGAAACGATGCCGAATTCACCCCTCAGACCGAATCGGACGCCCCGCTGACCTCAGCGGGGGACGAGGTGACCTCGATCCCCGACGCGGACGCGTCGGTCGGGTCGGCGCAGGACGCCCCCGACACAACGGCGCCGGGCGAGGCGTTCCCGCCCGAGACGGCCCCCGCGGACGCTGAGTCGTCCGACGGCGATGTCGCGAAAACGGTCGACGCGGAGCCTGCCGGCGAGGCAGCCCAGTCGGAGGCTGCGGCGGCGCCCGAGCCGGAGCCCCAGCCGGAGCCCCAGCCGGAGCCTGAGGCAGTGCCCGAGCCGGAGCCCGACGCGGCGCCGCAGCCCCTCACCGCGGTGAGCCTCGGCCTGCTCCCCGAGGAGTTCGTGTCGGCGGTGTCGACGCAGCTCGTCTTCTACGCGCCGGAGATCGCGCCGCTCCCGGCACGCTCCGGGCGTCAGCCGGAAGAGGAGCCCGAGTCGGCCGCCTCGGCGAGCAGCTCCCGCCGGCGCAGCCGCCGTCGTGGCGGCGAAGGCCGGGAAGAGGCATCCGCTCCCGCGGAGCCCGTGCAGCCCCGTCAGCGCGCGGTCGAGCTCATCACCGAGCCGCAGCGCATCAAGGGGTCGACCCGCCTCGAGGCGAAGAAGCAGCGCCGCCGTGACGGCCGTGAGGCCGGGCGCCGCCGCGCCGTCGTGACCGAGGCGGAGTTCCTCGCCCGCCGCGAGTCGGTCGATCGCCAGATGATCGTGCGTTCGCGCAACGGTCGCATCCAGATCGCCGTGCAGGAGGACAACGTCCTCGTCGAGCACTACGTCGCACGCAACCAGGACGCGTCGCTCATCGGCAACGTGTACCTCGGCCGTGTGCAGAACGTGCTCCCCAGCATGGAGGCCGCCTTCGTCGACATCGGGCGCGGCCGCAACGCCGTGCTCTACTCCGGCGAGGTGGATTGGGATGCCGTCGAGACCGGCAACCAGCCGCGCCGCATCGAGCTGGCGCTGAAGACCGGCGACCGCGTGCTCGTGCAGGTGACGAAGGACCCCGTCGGCCACAAGGGCGCGCGCCTGACCAGCCAGATCTCGCTCCCCGGCCGCTACCTGGTCTACGTGCCCGGCGGCGCGATGAACGGCATCTCGCGGAAGCTCCCCGACACCGAGCGTGCGCGCCTCAAGAAGATCCTCAAGGAGGTGCTGCCCGAGTCGTCGGGTGTCATCGTCCGCACGGCGGCCGAGGGCGCCACCGAGGACCAGCTGACCCGCGACGTGCAGCGCCTCACCAACCAGTGGGAGCACATCTCGAAGCAGATCGAGACGATCCAGGCGCCGGCGCTGCTGCACTCCGAGCCCGACCTTCTGGTCAAGATCGTCCGCGACGTCTTCAACGAGGACTTCTCGAAGATGCTCATCCAGGGCGAGGACGCGCACCACACCATCTCGAAGTACCTCGAGTCGGTCGCTCCGGACCTCCTCGATCGCGTCGAGCGCTACGAGGGCGACCAGGACCCGTTCGATGCGTTCCGTGTCACCGAGCAGATCGAGAAGGCACTCGACCGCAAGGTCTGGCTGCCCTCGGGCGGCTCGCTGGTCATCGACCGCACCGAGGCGATGACGGTCGTCGACGTCAACACCGGGAAGTTCGTCGGCTCCGGCGGCAACCTCGAAGAGACCGTCACCAAGAACAACCTCGAGGCAGCGGAAGAGATCGTCCGCCAGCTGCGGCTGCGCGACATCGGCGGCATCATCGTCGTCGACTTCATCGACATGGTCCTCGAGTCCAACCGCGATCTCGTGCTGCGCCGCCTCGTCGAGTGCCTGAGCCGCGACCGGACGAAGCACCAGGTGGCAGAGGTGACCTCGCTCGGCCTCGTGCAGATGACGCGCAAGAAGCTGGGGCTCGGCCTGCTCGAGACCTTCAGCGAGGCGTGCGAGGTCTGCGCCGGGAGGGGTGTCATCGTGCACCACGATCCCGTCGTCAAGCACCGCGCACCCGCAGCCGCGCCCACCTCGGCACGCCGCCCGCGCGGCGGCGCGCCCGCTCCCGCGAACGGCGGCTCCAACGGCACGCACGTCATCACCGAGGGCGTGAAGTCGGCGCTCGCGCAGATCGCGGCATCCACGATCCACCACAACGACGAGGCCCCCGCGGCCGAGCCGGAACCCGTGGTGGAGCAAGCACCGGCCGAGCGACCCAAGAAGCAGCGCAAGAAGCGCCAGGAGTCCGGCTCGAAGAAGGAGTCCCGGACCGAGAAGGACCTGCTGCTGGACTCGGTGCTGAACGCTCTTCCCGAGCCCAAGGCGCCCGGTCAGGGCCGCTCGCGGCGCCGCGTGACCACCGCGGCGCTGACCGGCACCCCGGTGCCGCACACCACCTCCGAGGACTGA
- a CDS encoding vitamin K epoxide reductase family protein has protein sequence MPEQQTHTRPTGLAIWLVVAGVVGWWAAFSLTIEKLHALANPDAIASCDLSVLVQCSANLDSWQGSLFGFPNPILGIAGWVAPIVVGMAILARARFARWFWWCFWAGIAFAFGFVIWLISQSIYAPNLHTLCPWCMVTWSVTIPTFYAVTLHLLRAGLVPATERVRQVADRLMAWVPLATILSFAVILLLAQLEMNAVVNIWQTLFG, from the coding sequence ATGCCCGAGCAGCAGACCCACACCCGCCCGACGGGACTCGCCATCTGGCTCGTCGTCGCCGGAGTCGTCGGATGGTGGGCCGCCTTCTCGCTGACGATCGAGAAACTGCACGCTCTCGCGAATCCCGATGCGATCGCGTCGTGCGACCTCAGCGTGCTGGTGCAGTGCAGCGCGAACCTCGACTCGTGGCAGGGCAGTCTGTTCGGCTTCCCGAACCCGATCCTCGGGATCGCCGGCTGGGTCGCGCCGATCGTCGTCGGCATGGCGATCCTCGCCCGTGCCCGCTTCGCGCGCTGGTTCTGGTGGTGCTTCTGGGCCGGGATCGCGTTCGCGTTCGGGTTCGTCATCTGGCTCATCAGCCAGAGCATCTACGCGCCGAACCTGCACACCCTGTGCCCGTGGTGCATGGTGACCTGGTCGGTCACCATCCCGACGTTCTACGCGGTGACGCTGCACCTGCTGCGGGCGGGACTGGTGCCCGCCACGGAGCGCGTGCGCCAGGTGGCCGACCGGCTGATGGCCTGGGTCCCGTTGGCGACCATCCTGAGCTTCGCCGTCATCCTGCTGCTCGCGCAGCTCGAGATGAACGCGGTCGTCAACATCTGGCAGACGCTGTTCGGCTGA
- the ndk gene encoding nucleoside-diphosphate kinase, with protein sequence MATEETLVLVKPDGVARGLTGAILARIEAKGYALVDIRLVEPDRETLERHYAEHEGKPFYEPLVEFMMSGPSVAIRLAGNRVIEGFRSLAGTTDPTTAAPGTIRGDFGRDWGLKVQQNLVHGSDSPESAARELEIWFG encoded by the coding sequence ATGGCCACCGAAGAGACCCTCGTCCTCGTCAAGCCCGACGGCGTTGCACGCGGCCTCACCGGCGCAATCCTCGCCCGCATCGAGGCGAAGGGGTACGCCCTCGTCGACATCAGGCTCGTGGAGCCCGACCGCGAGACGCTCGAGCGCCACTACGCCGAGCACGAGGGAAAGCCGTTCTACGAGCCCTTGGTCGAGTTCATGATGTCGGGCCCGTCGGTCGCCATCCGCCTGGCCGGCAACCGCGTGATCGAGGGCTTCCGCTCGCTCGCGGGCACCACCGACCCGACGACCGCGGCTCCGGGCACCATCCGCGGTGACTTCGGCCGGGACTGGGGGCTCAAGGTGCAGCAGAACCTCGTGCACGGCTCCGACAGCCCCGAGTCCGCCGCGCGCGAGTTGGAGATCTGGTTCGGCTGA
- a CDS encoding DUF4233 domain-containing protein — translation MSADRTPRPRRPRGAAESLATIVLGFESIVAFLAGLALYGLKALPAGIEPWWGIVAGVVLALLMIATTRVVRYRWGIALGWVLQVIVALGAFLVPALAIVALIFGGMYGYATIKGAALDRRNAGLAADPSGPLRPPS, via the coding sequence ATGAGCGCCGACCGCACACCCCGCCCGCGGCGCCCGCGCGGCGCCGCGGAGTCGCTCGCGACGATCGTGCTCGGGTTCGAGTCCATCGTCGCTTTTCTCGCCGGCCTCGCGCTCTACGGTTTGAAGGCCCTTCCTGCGGGGATCGAGCCGTGGTGGGGCATCGTCGCCGGCGTCGTCCTCGCCCTGCTGATGATCGCGACGACCCGCGTGGTCCGCTATCGCTGGGGCATCGCACTGGGATGGGTGCTGCAGGTGATCGTGGCGCTCGGCGCCTTCCTGGTGCCGGCGCTCGCCATCGTCGCGCTCATTTTCGGCGGGATGTACGGATATGCGACGATCAAGGGAGCCGCTCTCGACCGGCGCAACGCCGGTCTCGCGGCAGATCCTTCCGGACCGCTCCGTCCCCCCTCATGA
- a CDS encoding folylpolyglutamate synthase/dihydrofolate synthase family protein: protein MSDRERQRADAVYEALLQRQGEQWVQPRVERTRRVLELLDDPQKTYRVIHVTGTNGKTSTSRMIESLVRAHGLRTGLFTSPHLERFTERIMIDGEPIDDAAVADAWDEIAPFVDLVDAELAAGDEARLTFFELLTVLAFVAFADAPIDVLVLEVGMGGSWDSTNSADGDVAVFAPIDLDHADRLGDTIAEIAAVKAGIIKDGAAVVSARQDAAAEAVLRDAAAAHGATIAFEGAEFALAQQRLAVGGQQITVRGLAGTYEDEYLPLYGAHQGFNAALAVAAVESLVGGGSQRIAGDVLADGLGGATSPGRLQLVGAAPTVLVDAAHNPHGARALVTALREAFDFDEWGVVLGVLSDKDAAGIVAEIAPVAARVFATAPDSERAEEADAIADLAEAHDLRVSVHGGLADAAEAARAWAAASDRRAVVIAGSVLLAGEALTLAAAEDWKAGWSE, encoded by the coding sequence ATGAGCGATCGCGAACGGCAGCGCGCGGACGCCGTCTACGAGGCGCTCCTGCAGCGACAGGGCGAGCAGTGGGTGCAGCCCCGCGTGGAGCGGACGCGCCGGGTGCTCGAGCTGCTCGACGACCCCCAGAAGACGTACCGGGTGATCCACGTCACGGGCACCAACGGCAAGACGTCGACCAGCCGCATGATCGAGAGTCTCGTGCGCGCCCACGGCCTGCGGACCGGCCTGTTCACGAGCCCGCATCTGGAGCGCTTCACCGAGCGCATCATGATCGACGGCGAGCCCATCGACGACGCCGCCGTCGCGGACGCGTGGGACGAGATCGCGCCGTTCGTCGATCTCGTCGACGCCGAACTGGCGGCGGGCGACGAGGCGCGGCTCACATTCTTCGAGCTGCTCACGGTGCTCGCGTTCGTCGCCTTCGCCGACGCCCCGATCGACGTGCTCGTGCTCGAGGTGGGCATGGGCGGCTCGTGGGACTCGACCAACAGCGCCGACGGCGACGTGGCGGTGTTCGCTCCGATCGACCTCGACCACGCCGACCGCCTCGGCGACACGATCGCCGAGATCGCGGCGGTCAAGGCCGGCATCATCAAGGACGGCGCCGCCGTCGTCTCAGCGCGACAGGATGCCGCCGCCGAGGCGGTGCTCCGCGATGCCGCCGCCGCGCACGGCGCCACGATCGCCTTCGAGGGCGCCGAGTTCGCACTGGCGCAGCAGCGGCTCGCCGTCGGCGGGCAGCAGATCACCGTGCGCGGCCTCGCCGGCACCTATGAGGATGAGTACCTGCCGCTCTACGGCGCGCACCAGGGCTTCAACGCCGCCCTCGCCGTCGCCGCGGTGGAGTCGCTCGTCGGCGGTGGATCGCAGCGCATCGCCGGCGACGTGCTCGCGGACGGCCTCGGCGGCGCGACGTCCCCCGGCCGCCTGCAGCTGGTCGGGGCCGCGCCCACGGTTCTCGTGGACGCCGCCCACAACCCGCACGGCGCGCGTGCGCTGGTGACCGCGCTCCGCGAAGCGTTCGACTTCGACGAGTGGGGCGTCGTGCTCGGGGTGCTCTCCGACAAGGACGCCGCCGGAATCGTCGCGGAGATCGCCCCCGTCGCCGCGCGCGTGTTCGCCACCGCGCCCGACTCGGAGCGCGCCGAGGAGGCGGACGCCATCGCCGACCTCGCCGAGGCGCATGACCTGCGGGTGTCGGTGCACGGCGGCCTCGCTGACGCCGCGGAGGCGGCACGGGCGTGGGCGGCGGCATCCGATCGGCGCGCCGTCGTGATCGCCGGATCTGTCCTGCTCGCCGGGGAGGCCCTCACGCTCGCGGCGGCCGAGGACTGGAAGGCCGGGTGGAGCGAATGA